A single region of the Leptothrix cholodnii SP-6 genome encodes:
- the atpD gene encoding F0F1 ATP synthase subunit beta: protein MANIQATAGAVGKIVQCIGAVVDVEFPRNQMPRIYDALKLEGTALTLEVQQQLGDGVVRTIALGSSDGLRRGLEVKNTGLPITVPVGPATLGRIMDVLGNPIDERGPVSMELSASIHRKAPAYDELSPSQDLLETGIKVIDLICPFAKGGKVGLFGGAGVGKTVNMMELINNIAKAHSGLSVFAGVGERTREGNDFYHEMADSGVVNLESLGESKVAMVYGQMNEPPGNRLRVALTGLTIAESFRDEGRDVLFFVDNIYRYTLAGTEVSALLGRMPSAVGYQPTLAEEMGRLQERITSTKVGSITSIQAVYVPADDLTDPSPATTFAHLDATVVLSRDIASLGIYPAVDPLDSNSRQVDPNVVGEEHYNTTRAVQQVLQRYKELRDIIAILGMDELAPEDKLAVSRARKIQRFLSQPFHVAEVFTGSPGKYVPLKETIRGFKMIVAGECDHLPEQAFYMVGTIDEAFEKAKKMQ from the coding sequence ATGGCCAACATTCAAGCCACCGCTGGTGCGGTCGGCAAGATCGTTCAGTGCATCGGCGCCGTGGTGGACGTGGAATTTCCGCGCAACCAGATGCCGCGCATCTATGACGCGCTGAAGCTCGAAGGCACCGCACTGACGCTGGAAGTCCAGCAGCAGCTCGGCGACGGCGTGGTCCGCACCATTGCGCTGGGCTCGTCCGACGGCCTGCGCCGCGGTCTGGAAGTCAAGAACACCGGCCTGCCGATCACCGTGCCCGTCGGCCCGGCGACGCTGGGTCGCATCATGGACGTGCTGGGCAACCCGATCGACGAGCGCGGTCCGGTCAGCATGGAGCTGTCGGCCTCGATCCACCGCAAGGCACCGGCCTATGACGAGCTGAGCCCGTCGCAGGACCTGCTGGAAACCGGCATCAAGGTGATCGACCTGATCTGCCCGTTCGCCAAGGGCGGCAAGGTGGGTCTGTTCGGTGGCGCCGGCGTCGGCAAGACCGTGAACATGATGGAACTCATCAACAACATCGCCAAGGCTCACTCGGGTCTGTCGGTGTTCGCGGGTGTGGGCGAGCGGACCCGTGAGGGCAACGACTTCTATCACGAGATGGCCGATTCGGGCGTCGTCAACCTCGAGAGCCTGGGCGAGTCCAAGGTCGCGATGGTCTACGGCCAGATGAACGAGCCCCCGGGCAACCGTCTGCGCGTCGCGCTGACCGGCCTGACGATCGCCGAGTCGTTCCGCGACGAAGGCCGTGACGTGCTGTTCTTCGTCGACAACATCTACCGCTACACGCTGGCCGGTACCGAAGTGTCGGCACTGCTCGGCCGCATGCCGTCGGCCGTGGGCTATCAGCCGACGCTGGCCGAGGAAATGGGCCGCCTGCAAGAGCGCATCACGTCGACCAAGGTCGGCTCGATCACCTCGATCCAGGCCGTCTACGTCCCTGCGGACGACCTGACCGACCCGTCGCCTGCCACCACCTTCGCCCACCTGGACGCCACGGTCGTGCTGTCGCGTGACATCGCTTCGCTGGGCATCTACCCCGCGGTCGATCCGCTCGACTCGAACAGCCGCCAGGTCGACCCGAACGTCGTCGGTGAAGAGCACTACAACACCACCCGTGCCGTGCAGCAGGTTCTGCAGCGCTACAAGGAACTGCGCGACATCATCGCCATCCTGGGCATGGACGAGCTCGCTCCGGAAGACAAGCTGGCCGTGTCGCGCGCTCGCAAGATCCAGCGCTTCCTGTCGCAGCCCTTCCACGTCGCCGAAGTGTTCACCGGCTCGCCGGGCAAGTACGTGCCGCTGAAGGAAACCATCCGCGGTTTCAAGATGATCGTGGCCGGCGAGTGCGATCACCTGCCCGAGCAGGCGTTCTACATGGTCGGCACCATCGACGAAGCCTTCGAAAAAGCGAAGAAGATGCAGTAA
- the atpG gene encoding F0F1 ATP synthase subunit gamma: MAAGKEIRGKIKSVENTKKITKAMEMVAASKMRKAQERMRAARPYADKIRNITANLSRATPEYHHPFVVKNSGSGVVGMIIVTTDKGLCGGMNTNVLRLVTNKMRELDAAGTKVQAVAIGNKGLGFLNRIGAKVVSQATQLGDTPHLDKLIGPVKVLLDLYAEGKLDAVYICYTRFLNTMKQEPQVEQLLPLSDERLSQSAAEQQSHGWDYIYEPDAQAVIDNLMVRYAEALIYQSVAENMASEQSARMVAMKAATDNAGSLIGELKLVYNKTRQAAITKELSEIVSGAAAVG, translated from the coding sequence ATGGCGGCAGGCAAGGAAATACGCGGCAAGATCAAGTCGGTGGAGAACACCAAGAAGATCACCAAGGCCATGGAAATGGTCGCTGCGTCCAAGATGCGCAAGGCGCAGGAACGCATGCGGGCGGCTCGTCCGTATGCCGACAAGATCCGCAACATCACGGCCAACCTGTCGCGGGCGACGCCCGAGTACCACCATCCGTTCGTGGTCAAGAACAGCGGCAGCGGTGTGGTGGGCATGATCATCGTCACGACCGACAAGGGTCTGTGCGGTGGCATGAACACCAACGTGCTGCGGCTCGTGACCAACAAGATGCGCGAACTCGACGCCGCCGGCACCAAGGTGCAGGCGGTCGCGATCGGCAACAAGGGTCTCGGTTTCCTGAACCGCATCGGCGCAAAGGTGGTCTCGCAGGCCACCCAGCTCGGTGACACGCCGCATCTGGACAAGCTGATCGGCCCGGTCAAGGTGCTGCTCGACCTCTACGCCGAAGGCAAGCTCGACGCGGTCTACATCTGCTACACCCGCTTCCTCAACACGATGAAGCAGGAGCCGCAGGTGGAGCAACTGCTGCCCTTGTCGGATGAACGGCTGTCGCAGTCGGCCGCCGAGCAGCAGTCGCACGGCTGGGACTACATCTACGAACCCGACGCGCAAGCGGTGATCGACAACCTGATGGTGCGTTACGCGGAAGCGCTGATCTACCAGTCGGTCGCCGAGAACATGGCCTCCGAGCAGTCCGCGCGCATGGTGGCGATGAAGGCCGCAACCGACAACGCCGGCAGCCTGATCGGCGAGCTCAAGCTGGTCTACAACAAGACCCGCCAGGCCGCGATCACGAAGGAACTGTCGGAAATCGTCAGCGGCGCCGCCGCTGTGGGTTGA
- the atpA gene encoding F0F1 ATP synthase subunit alpha, whose translation MQLNPAEISELIKSRIEGLGAATDVRNQGTVVSVTDGIVRVHGLSDAMAGEMLEFPGNVFGLALNLERDSVGAVILGEYEGISEGDTVRCTGRILEVPVGPELIGRVVNALGQPIDGKGPINAKMTDVIEKVAPGVIARKSVDQPVQTGLKSIDSMVPIGRGQRELIIGDRQTGKTAVAIDAIINQKGQNMTCVYVAIGQKASSIKNVVRALEQAGAMEYTIVVAASASESAAMQYISAYTGCTMGEYFRDRGEDALIVYDDLSKQAVAYRQVSLLLRRPPGREAFPGDVFYLHSRLLERAARVNADYVEAFTKGAVKGKTGSLTALPVIETQAGDVSAFVPTNVISITDGQIFLETSLFNAGIRPAINAGISVSRVGGAAQTKLIKGLSGGIRTDLAQYRELAAFAQFASDLDASTRKQLDRGARVTELLKQAQYSPQPISLMGATLYAVNKGYLDDIEVKKVLAFESGMHQYLKTSHAALLQKLETTKALDKDAEAELQGAIAAFKKSFA comes from the coding sequence ATGCAACTGAATCCCGCAGAAATTTCCGAACTGATCAAGAGCCGCATCGAGGGTCTTGGCGCAGCCACTGATGTTCGCAACCAGGGCACCGTCGTTTCGGTGACCGACGGCATCGTGCGTGTGCACGGGCTGAGCGACGCGATGGCCGGCGAAATGCTCGAGTTCCCCGGCAACGTCTTTGGTCTGGCCCTGAACCTGGAGCGCGACTCCGTCGGCGCCGTGATCCTGGGCGAATACGAAGGCATCTCCGAAGGCGACACGGTGCGTTGCACCGGCCGCATCCTGGAAGTGCCGGTCGGCCCCGAGCTGATCGGCCGCGTGGTCAATGCCCTCGGTCAGCCGATCGACGGCAAGGGCCCGATCAACGCCAAGATGACCGACGTGATCGAGAAGGTCGCGCCGGGCGTGATCGCACGCAAGTCCGTCGACCAGCCGGTGCAGACCGGTCTGAAGTCGATCGACTCGATGGTGCCGATCGGCCGTGGCCAGCGCGAGCTGATCATCGGCGACCGCCAGACCGGCAAGACCGCCGTGGCGATCGACGCGATCATCAACCAGAAGGGTCAGAACATGACCTGCGTCTACGTTGCGATCGGCCAGAAGGCTTCGTCGATCAAGAACGTGGTGCGCGCTCTGGAGCAGGCCGGCGCGATGGAATACACCATCGTCGTGGCTGCCTCGGCGTCGGAATCGGCCGCCATGCAGTACATCTCGGCCTACACCGGCTGCACGATGGGCGAGTACTTCCGTGACCGTGGCGAAGACGCGCTGATCGTCTATGACGATCTGTCCAAGCAGGCCGTCGCCTACCGTCAAGTGTCGCTGCTGCTGCGCCGTCCGCCGGGCCGCGAAGCCTTCCCCGGCGACGTGTTCTATCTCCACAGCCGTCTGCTCGAGCGCGCAGCCCGCGTGAATGCCGACTACGTCGAGGCGTTCACCAAGGGTGCGGTCAAGGGCAAGACCGGTTCGCTGACGGCTCTGCCGGTCATCGAAACGCAAGCCGGTGACGTGTCCGCCTTCGTTCCGACCAACGTGATCTCGATCACCGACGGCCAGATCTTCCTGGAAACCAGCCTGTTCAACGCCGGCATCCGCCCCGCCATCAACGCCGGTATCTCGGTGTCGCGCGTCGGTGGTGCTGCACAGACCAAGCTGATCAAGGGCCTGTCCGGCGGTATCCGTACCGACCTGGCGCAGTACCGTGAACTGGCTGCGTTCGCGCAGTTCGCTTCCGACCTCGACGCTTCGACGCGCAAGCAGCTCGATCGCGGTGCACGCGTGACCGAACTGCTCAAGCAGGCTCAGTACTCGCCGCAGCCGATCAGCCTGATGGGTGCGACGCTGTACGCGGTCAACAAGGGTTACCTGGACGACATCGAGGTGAAGAAGGTCCTGGCCTTCGAATCGGGCATGCACCAGTACCTGAAGACCAGCCACGCCGCCCTGCTGCAGAAGCTGGAAACGACCAAGGCCCTGGACAAGGACGCGGAAGCCGAGCTGCAAGGCGCGATCGCTGCGTTCAAGAAGTCCTTCGCCTGA
- a CDS encoding F0F1 ATP synthase subunit delta, producing the protein MAELATVARPYAEALYQVARQGDVAVWVEQVSALAQVAENAELRQFAGSPKVSAEQVYDVVAAAAGVSLSTGVQHFLRTVIDNGRLAVLPAIAVQFNALVNAASGVADAAIFSAYPIEPAQLAEVVAALEQRFGRKLSVNVTLEPELIGGIRVVVGDEVLDTSVKARLERMKVALSA; encoded by the coding sequence ATGGCCGAGCTCGCTACAGTCGCGCGTCCCTACGCCGAAGCCCTCTACCAGGTCGCCCGTCAGGGTGACGTGGCGGTCTGGGTAGAGCAAGTCTCTGCCCTGGCCCAAGTGGCCGAGAACGCCGAACTGCGCCAGTTCGCCGGCAGCCCCAAGGTGTCGGCCGAACAGGTCTACGACGTGGTCGCCGCTGCCGCGGGTGTGTCCTTGTCGACCGGTGTGCAGCACTTCCTGCGCACGGTCATCGACAACGGTCGCCTTGCGGTGCTGCCGGCCATCGCGGTGCAGTTCAATGCACTGGTGAATGCGGCCAGCGGCGTGGCGGATGCCGCGATTTTCAGTGCCTATCCGATCGAGCCGGCTCAGCTGGCCGAGGTCGTGGCGGCACTGGAGCAGCGGTTCGGCCGCAAGCTGTCCGTGAACGTCACCCTGGAGCCCGAACTCATCGGCGGCATTCGTGTCGTCGTGGGTGACGAGGTTCTCGACACGTCGGTCAAAGCCCGTCTCGAACGCATGAAGGTGGCGCTGAGCGCGTGA
- a CDS encoding F0F1 ATP synthase subunit B: protein MNLNATLFAQIVVFGILWWFTMTFVWPPITKALDERAKKVADGLAAADKAKLELATANKRVEEQLVQSRNENAKLLADAEKRAQAIVDEAKKRAEEEGSKIVAAAKAEADQQSIQAREVLREQVAALAVKGAEQILKREVNAGVHAELLTRLKTEL, encoded by the coding sequence GTGAATCTGAACGCAACACTGTTCGCGCAGATCGTCGTCTTCGGGATCCTCTGGTGGTTCACGATGACATTCGTGTGGCCGCCGATCACGAAGGCTCTGGACGAACGCGCCAAGAAGGTCGCGGACGGTCTGGCTGCGGCCGACAAAGCCAAGCTCGAATTGGCCACCGCGAACAAGCGCGTCGAAGAGCAGCTCGTCCAATCGCGCAATGAAAACGCCAAGTTGCTGGCCGACGCTGAAAAGCGTGCACAGGCCATCGTCGACGAAGCGAAGAAACGCGCCGAAGAAGAAGGTTCCAAGATCGTCGCTGCTGCCAAGGCGGAAGCCGACCAGCAGTCGATCCAGGCCCGCGAAGTTCTGCGTGAGCAGGTCGCGGCCCTGGCGGTCAAGGGTGCCGAGCAGATCCTCAAGCGCGAAGTCAACGCCGGCGTCCACGCCGAGCTGCTGACCCGCCTGAAGACGGAGCTGTAA
- the atpE gene encoding F0F1 ATP synthase subunit C codes for MENVLGLVALACGIIIGLGAIGACIGIALMGGKYLEASARQPELMNELQTKMFLLAGLIDAAFLIGVGIAMLFAFANPFVLK; via the coding sequence ATGGAAAACGTCCTCGGTCTCGTCGCTCTGGCTTGCGGCATCATCATCGGCCTGGGTGCTATCGGCGCCTGTATCGGTATCGCCCTGATGGGTGGCAAGTACCTCGAAGCTTCGGCCCGCCAGCCTGAGCTGATGAACGAACTGCAGACCAAGATGTTCCTGCTGGCCGGTCTGATCGACGCGGCCTTCCTGATCGGCGTCGGCATCGCGATGCTGTTCGCCTTCGCGAACCCGTTCGTCCTGAAGTAA
- the atpB gene encoding F0F1 ATP synthase subunit A yields MAAEEHVAEHAPTAGEYISHHLTHLTSRAQGGIADFSLADPVLKLDSLFWSILLGVLGSFFLWRVARSVTSGVPGRMQAAVEFLVEMVDTQAKGIIHNEQSRKVVAPLALTAFVWIFLMNAMDLLPLDLIPRIWEVIYGAAGHDPHHAYMRVVPTADLSVTLGMSITVLLACLYYSVKMKGLGGWVGELFSAPFHAHGPAAILLAPINFTLQIIEFLAKTISHGMRLFGNMFAGELVFMLIALMGAVGFGSFGGIALWVGQIIAGTAWAIFHILIITLQAFIFMMLTLVYVGQAHDKH; encoded by the coding sequence CGTTGCAGAACACGCGCCGACCGCCGGGGAATACATTTCTCACCACCTGACGCACCTGACGAGTCGTGCGCAGGGTGGCATTGCGGACTTCTCTCTTGCTGATCCGGTACTGAAGCTGGACTCGCTCTTCTGGTCCATCCTGCTGGGTGTGCTGGGCTCCTTCTTCCTGTGGCGTGTCGCCCGCAGCGTGACCTCCGGCGTGCCGGGGCGCATGCAGGCTGCGGTCGAGTTCCTGGTCGAGATGGTCGATACCCAGGCCAAGGGCATCATCCACAACGAGCAGTCGCGCAAGGTCGTGGCACCGCTGGCTCTCACGGCCTTCGTCTGGATCTTCCTGATGAACGCGATGGACCTGCTGCCGCTGGACCTGATTCCCCGCATCTGGGAAGTCATCTACGGTGCTGCGGGCCATGATCCGCATCACGCCTACATGCGTGTCGTGCCGACTGCCGACCTGTCGGTGACGCTGGGCATGTCGATCACCGTGCTGCTGGCCTGCCTGTATTACAGCGTCAAGATGAAGGGCCTGGGCGGCTGGGTCGGCGAGCTGTTCTCGGCGCCTTTCCATGCACATGGCCCCGCGGCCATCCTGCTGGCGCCGATCAACTTCACGCTGCAGATCATCGAGTTCCTGGCCAAGACCATCTCGCACGGCATGCGACTGTTCGGCAACATGTTTGCCGGCGAGCTGGTGTTCATGCTGATCGCGCTGATGGGCGCGGTGGGCTTTGGTTCCTTCGGTGGCATCGCGCTGTGGGTCGGGCAGATCATTGCCGGCACCGCATGGGCCATCTTCCACATTCTGATCATCACGTTGCAGGCCTTCATCTTCATGATGCTGACCCTCGTCTACGTCGGTCAGGCACACGACAAGCACTGA